The Novipirellula aureliae DNA window CGTAGGCCTGGCCTACTGACTGGCAATGGTTCCATCGATGGCGATCGTGTCACTAAAGTCGTAGGGATGGAACGAACGCCCGATCTGTTTCGCCAGCATTCCAAGATACAACTTTCGGAATCTTGTTTCATTCGTTTCGCTGGTGTATTGGCCCGTCGTTACCGGATAGGTGAACTGATCTAAATCGGTGCGATAAAGAACGTCTCCCGAAGCCACATCGATCACTGCCAAACTGACGTCGCTACGCCCTCGGTACAACGTCGGTCCGTCGCGAAGGGTTAGATTGCGGAGCTCGATACCGATCACTTTGTCCGCCTTGACGCCTTTGCCAATTTCAGCAAAGTCGACAGTGTCCCATCCATGACTGTCTCGCCAATCGGCTATCTCATCTTCGCGAACAAGCCTCACATCGTCGAGTTCTTTTATTAGAATATCGCCAACGTATCGACTCAATAAACGTGCTGAAATATTATCGGAATACTCACTGTTGTCGGCCAAGGTGACAATCGCCAAGCGACAATCCTCGAGCTCCTTGGAATCCTTGTAGTCGGCGGGAATTTTGTCAGCCCCACTGGCGTGGATCAGATTGGACACGATACCCAGGCAACCGGGTTGGGTTAGCATCAGTGTAGCGAGCAACATACCCGCAAGAATTGCCGTTAGGCCTCGGGAGCCCTTTTTCAAAAAAAACATTGTCTTCATCGCGAATCCTTTCGCACTGCGGTCATTCTCAAGTTCGTTGCATCTGCAGAACCTCACCAATAGCCATTTTTCGTCGGCAAAGGCAAGTCTAATTGACGAACAAAGTCCAACGGTGCCGATTAGGTAAACTTTTCGCCCTGATTTGCCGATCCATATAACGATGTAGACGATTCTTCAGTCGTTAAGGAAACGGTATGGGCCTTCTGGGAACAATTCAACAGGCGAAAAGCGGACTCGATGTCGCACAGCTTGGGCTACAAGTGGTCGGCAATAATGTCGCCAATACCAACACTCCTGGATATATCCGCCAACAGTTAGAGCAGGCGGCATCGGTGTCGACCCGTGAAGGCAACCTGATCAAGGGGCACGGAGTACTGCCGACCGGGATCGTTCAAATCGTCGACAAGGCCTTAGCCGAGCGGATGATGAACGCGAAAACGGCCGTCGTCGGTGCCGAAACGCTCGAAAAAGCTTTCAACCAACTCGAAAACCTGTCTTCTGATCTGGACAACACGGGGCTTAGCCAGCAATTTACTCAGTTCAACAACTCTGTTCACGAATTGTCGGCTCAACCGGGCGACGCTTCGCTGCGAGAATTTGTGGTTTTGCAAGGTGAAACGCTGGCAAGCAACATCCGCCAGACCCGCCAAAACGCGATCGATCAACAAGGGTCGTGGGACGGTGAAATGAAGCAAATGGCGAGTGAAATCAATAGCCTTACCGAACGCATTGCCAAACTGAACCTCGAAATCGCCACGATTGAGGGAGGCGGGGACAGTGATGCGACCGGACTACGCGACCAACGCTATCTCGATCTCGAATCGCTTTCCGAGTACGTGCAGATCAACTATCAAGAACAAGAAAGCGGTGCGATCAACGTCTTCGTCGGCGGTGACTACTTGGTAAGTAACAGCAACCATCGTGATGTCTACAGCGAATACAACCAGGAACTCGGTGGACAAGAGGTTCGTATCGTCGAAACCGACTCCCCGCTGCAAGTCACCGGTGGAAAACTGTCTGCGTCGATGCAAGCGCGCGACGGAGTTTTCGGCGACTATGTCGATCGACTCGACACGATGGCCGCAGCCCTAATCCGTAGCGTCAACGAAGTCCATTCGCAAGGACAAGGCCGCCAAGCATTCCAAGCGGTTACCTCTAGCTCCAAAGGAGAAGCGGGGGTGCCACTCAATGTCGCTGGATTACCCTTTATTCCCGACAATGGGACGTTCGATATGAACGTTGTCGACGATCAGGGGAATGTCGTTTCGACGCACCAGATCAAAGTCCGGCGTCTGGGCCAAGTCACCGACTCAACCATCAACTCAATCGTATCGGACATCGATGCCATCGAAGGGATCTCGGCAAGTGTCAGTCGCGATGGAAATATCGAAATCCTTTCGGACTCACCCACGGCCGGATTTACGTTTGGGGATGACACCAGCGGCTTCTTGGCCGCGGCAGGGATCAACACCTTCTTTTCAGGTAGGAACGCTGTCGACATCGATGTCAACCAAGCACTCAAAGAGGACAGCGACCTGCTAGCAATCAGCCAAGGTGGAATCGGCGAAGATACTGACGTTTTGACCAATCTACTCGATCTGGTCGACAAGCCTCTCGATGACCTTGAAGGACGTAGTGTCAGAGGCCTCTACGAAGGAACGCTTTCGATCCTCGGCCAACGTGTGGGATTGCAAGCGAGTGAAGCAGAGGGTTTAAGGAACTACTATTCATCGCTGCAGAGCCAACACTTGGCGATCACTGGCGTCAATATCGACGAGGAATCGATCAAGATGATCGCGTACCAACGAGCATTCCAAGCGTCATCGCGAGTGATCTCGACGGCGGCCGAAATGTTGGACATTCTGGTCAACCTGTAAGCCCGTCCGGTTGCAGCGTAGCCTACAGACGCAGTCATCGGTGTAGTGATTGTTGGCTAACGTTTTGACATCTAGCGAGCGATTACATCTACATCTTCCTCTTTCGAATCGGCACGGGGAAGCCATTTAGCGATCATCGCCGATTCGGTTACTTTTACATGCCCTTCACAACGCATTTCGTCCGCTTCACTTCTTAGTCGGATGTGAACGATCACCTCTTCGCCAAGCGGTTCTTCTTGCTGCCATTCGATTGGAATGTGAAGCCCGCTAACAGGTCTCGATTTTGTCAGCCCTTTCACCTCTTCAGGTGAAAATTCCCAACGGCCGATTTTCGCTTCCGATGCTTCTCGCTGTGGGTCCAAAACAACAACGGTTAATTCGGCATCAATCTCAAAATCTTGCAAATTGACAGCTGCCCCCAAGCGATCAACGGCACGGACCACCAAGTACAACCCGTCGGGTGTGTCCGAGTTGGTTGCTGTGTCAGGCAACTTCGCTCCTGACAAACCGAGATGCAATTCCAACCGTTCGGGGGTTGATCGTTTGGGTTCGGTTGCCTTCACGGCATCCGGTAGACGAATCTGTCCCGGTGGTGCCGGCAACTCTTCGCCGCCAGGGTTCGGTGGCGGCAGCAATTCCCCCGGTTCAATCGGCGAAAACTCCGTGTCTGATTTACCCGGCGGTTCGGGACCACCGATTGGTGGCGGCAACGGTAATTGTGAACGGTCGGTTTCCCAAGACGGTTCGTCCTCGAAGGGACTTTCGAATCGATCGCTGGGAACCAATGCATCGGGATCTGCGATTCCTGGATCGATCATCGTTTCATCAAACTCGCCCTCGAGATCAAATGAATCGCTGGGTGGCGTCGAAGCCGATGGTGGGACAGCATTCAATTTGGGGCCGTCCGATTGCGGATCGAGCGGGCCAGCTGGTTCCACCGTTTGTCGCTTCGCCCGTTCTAATTTTTCTCGCAAAACGCGATTTTGATAATCCGCGTCATACAATTGGTCTTCAAGAACGCGTATTTCGCTAGCCATCCGTTGCCGATACAAATCGTTGTGAGCACGACTTTGGCAACCCGACGCCGCCAGCAACCATGCAACAGAAAACGTCATCGGCACTAGAAAACCAATGGATTTTGTCGTTATTCGTTCGTTGGTGTTGCGAGGCTTTGCCACGAGGATACTTGTACGGCCACGGAAAGGGATTGTCGAAACCGACAATTGATGAAAACATCAAAAGGCAAAAAAATCGCCCTGAACCGCTCCGATAACGCGCGGCCCCCTCCCAGGTCAACGCCGATTTGCGGCAAGAAAAGTCAGGCACACGAGGCTTATGCTCTGTCCCTCATCGTTCTTTGTCCCTCATCGTTACCTGTCCCTCATCGTTACCTGTCCCTCATCGTTCTTGTCCCTCATCGTTCTTGTCCCTCATCGTTACCTGTCCCTCATCGTTACCGTTCATTGCCCCTTACCGTTCATTGCAGGGGAGATAGAAGCAACGCCACGAAAGCAACATTAAGGACGACCGTTGCCCAGAAAAGAACCAGGAATGATTGTTTCCGCGTTTTGTGTCGGAAGATCGCTTGCGCAATGAGCGCACCTGGCCAACCGCCAGTCAGAGCCATCATATGAAGTGTGAATTCCTGAGTTCGCCACTTGCTCTTTTGGGCAGCACGTTTGTCCGAATAGTAGACCACGAACGTTGCGGCACTCATGCCCAAGTACACCCATAGCACGTATTCTGGAATGTATTGTGTGCGTGTCAGAACCGCAACGAACACCACAAATGCTGCCGCGGTTGCGACTCGAATCGATCCAATTTTCTGAACGGTATCGGCTGCCTTAGCTTTGCGAGGCCGCGTGCCTTTGATAGCAACGTCGACAGCGCATACCCTGCCGTTTCGATCGGTCGAGAGTAGAAAGTCAACGGAATCACCGACGACCGGCCGACGATGGTGGCGTGAGAATGAAGAGACATGAGCGAAGACCCGCGTTCCACCATTTAGTGGAGCAATAAAGCCAAAGCCACGCTCATCATTCCATTCGGTAAGTTTCCCCTTCAGTATGGGGACAGAGCTTGAATCCGGTGGATTTGCCTTTTCCCTAACCGAGGTATACGATTCCTGGTGATTCTGCTGATGCTTTTCTCTCGGGAGGTGTGTGATGGTTCGGTTGGCACGTAGCGAGGTGTTTGATCCGCATGAGGTCGTTGTCGGCCATCTCTACAATCGGACCTGCCGACGCTGTTTCCTGATGGGAAATGACCAAGTGTCCGGCAAAAACTTCGACCACCGGAAAATTTGGATCGAAAAATATCTGCAACAGTTTGCGGAATTTTTTTCTTTAGATTTGCTGACCGAGAAGTGCCGGCGGCAAACAATTCACTGGACTTTGAGTTCCAAAAAAACTACCCTATGGGTAGTGCCGCTATCGTTATGCGCGCACCTCGTTTATTGAGTTTGACCATGACAGTGCTTAAACTTATTCGGGTGGTGTATAGGTGAACTTTGCTTGCCCATAAAATATACCGTAGTGGAATAGGGAAGCAAACGCCGTGGATGGGGAGACAGGGAGGGAGCGGGGGAAATTGAAAAAGTTAAATTGTAAATTTGAAAATGCAAAATGGTTAGGGTGATGGTGGAAAAGCACTGGTTACTTCCGAGTCTTCGCCTCGACGATCCGTTGATCTTGGTCCTTTCCTGCCCCACAAATTTGCAATTGTCAATTTTGCTTTTTCAATTTCCCCTTACAACCAGCTTCGCCACAGCCTTTCGCATCCCCCGCCGCTTCCTCCTCCGAAGCTTCTACTGTTTCCTCGTAGACCGACACCGGAACACGGCGTAGATTCAAGACCGAATAGGGTAGTGGTTCGCATCGGGTCACATGACGTTCGATGATCACATTCACTTATACCCCATCAGGAAGATTCGGCGACTGCGTAAGCACTACGGTCGAGCCATGCACAACTCCTCTGTAAGTTTCACTCGTGCTCACTGGGAATACTCCTAGAAAACTGGCGGTCTCGAAATCGGATGGTCTGAACTGGAATTCAGTTTACTCCGTGGAAGTGACACCGGAAAGTAGCAACGGATCTTGTTTGGTATCATTGTTTTCATTTTGGTTTTCATCTTCACTTGTTTGATTGTTGTTTGAAGGATGAATCAACTCGGTCGTGTCTGTGGCTTCCAGTCGCAGTGTTTGTCCAGCCATCAAACTGCGGCTGGAAGCCACAGACACGTTAATGGAGTGCGTACCTCGCTGTGTGTAAAACAAACGCATTCGAACTCAAACCGGCTTTTGCAGGATTGGCTCCGATATACTCTTGAATTCGGTTCCACTCCTAGCCGTCACGGGCGATATGGTCATGAGACTCACACAAGGGGCATGCTCCATGCCCCTCATGCATCGTTCAAGCTTTCTACTTCTTCTTCGCCGGGATGCTAATCGTGACGTCGTTCACACGTCCGGTGAACTCCGAGTCCTCAGCATTTTTGAAGACCTTGTCAGCCACGGGCGTAGCCTCATCGATGCCGACATCGGCTGTTTCATCGGCTGAGTAAACCGCGGGTTGCGTCTTCTCGACTCGACCATCGGCGACTTTCTCGCCATCCACAAAGAGAGTGGCCTGGCCTCCTTTGCCGTTGCCGCCTCCGTCATAGTCAAAGACCAATTGGATCTCGGCGCTCTTTTTATCAATCGCTTTCGGGGACGTGATGGTGTAACTCTTCAGGCCGAACCAGTTGTAGGTGTAAGCGGGTTTGCCATTGTCCATGTACAAAGCCCAGCCGCCGAACTTGCCGCCCTGGCAAAGAATCACACCTCGGTCACTCCCTTTTAGATCCACATTGGCAACGATCGTTTTCGACGTGTTCTTCTCGTTGATAAAGGTGTTCTCCAGGATCCCCGTCATACCGTGGCCGAGGGTCAGGCTGGTTCTGTCACCCATCAGGTCAGGTCGACCAGCGATGGCTGCGTTGAAGCGTTCGTAAGACCGGTCATCCAGCGGGTAGACACTGTTGGCAATGGCCTCCTTCTTGAACCGTTCCTGCATCTCTTTCAGTTTGTCAGGATGCTTGTCAGCCAGATTGTTCGTCAGGCTGAAGTCTTCTTCCGCATTGAAGAGTTCCCACACGTCGTTTTGCAAAGTGTGAATGGGATCATTTTCCCATGGCACACGGTGTACGACACGCGCCAGCCAGCCTTCGTGATAGATCGCGCGGTTGGCAAAAATCTCGAAGTACTGGGTCGTGTGTCGATCTTTGGCGTTTGCATTGTCCGTTGCATACAACATGCTCACTCCAGAGAGTGGCTTCTGCTTGACGCCGTTGACCATCGTTGGCTGTGGCAGGTTCGCTGCTTCCAGGACAGTCGCTGCAACATCGTTGACGTGGTGCCACTGCGAACGAATTTCACCTTTTGCTTTGATTCCTTTCGGCCAGTGCATGACCATCCCGTTGCGAGTGCCACCATAGTCGGCGGCCATTTGCTTGGTCCAGGTAAACGGTGCGTCCGTAGCTACGGCCCACGCCGCTGAAAAGTGCGGGAACGAATTCGGGCCACCCCAGTCGTCGGCGCGAGCCAACATGCTTTCGGTGGTTTCCGCATCAAAAATGCCGTTCAGGTGAACCAGTTCGTTGTAGGTTCCTTCCAGGCCGCCTTCGCCACTGGAGCCGTTGTCACCCATGATGTAGATGAACAGCGTGTTGTCCAACGCGCCCATGTCGTCGATCGCATCGGCCAGCCGCCCGACTTCATTGTCGGTGTGCTCGGCGAAGCCGGCAAACGCCTCCATTTGCAGGGCGAACAATTCGCGTTCCTTGTCACTTAGCTTTTCCCAATCCTTGATGTCCGTTGGCATGGGAGCCAGCTTGGTGCTTTCTGGAATGATGCCCATGGCTTTTTGACGAGCAAACGTCTCTTCGCGGTACTTGAGCCAGCCAGAATCGAATTTCCCATCGTACTTTTCGATCCACTCTTTGGGAGCGTGGTGCGGAGCGTGTGTGGCTCCCGGCGCGTAGTAAATGAAGAACGGTTTTTCGGGAGTCATGACTTGTTGGAATTTCATCCAGTTGATGGCTTCGTTAGTCATGTCCGTCGTAAAGTGATAATCGGGATCGTCCTTCTTTGCGACTTTCGTGACGCCGTCAAAAATCACGGGGTCCCACTGGTTGGTTTCGCCGCCAATAAAGCCATAGAACTTGTCAAATCCGGAGTGCGTTGGCCAGCGGAAATACGGTCCGGAAACTGATACCTCCCAGGTGGGCGTTTCATGCCATTTGCCAAATGCGGCTGTGCTATAGCCGTTGTGACGCAGAGTCTCTGCAAAGTATTTCGCGTCGTTCGATCGTTCGCCCTGGTTGCCAGGAAATCCGGTGGCAATTTCCATCACACAACCGACGTTGACCTCGTGATGATTCCTGCCTGACAACAAGGCGGCTCTTGTGGGGGAGCACAAAGCGGTGGTATGAAAATGGTTGAAGCGCAAACCGCCATTTGCCAAACGATCAAAGGTCGGTGTTTCAATGGCTCCACCAAAAGTGCTTGTCGCACCGAAGCCAATGTCATCAATCAAAACAATAACGACGTTGGGAGCGCCTGCGGGTGGCTTGATCTGAAACATCGGAGGCTTGGTGGCATCTCGAGCGTCCAGCACCTCAATCGGTGCGTATGTCGGTGGCTGTATAGGCAGAACCGTTCTGTCCATTTTGTACTGGGCTCCGTCTTGCGCCGTGGCAGTCTGGTTGTTGCAAACCAGCAGCGCCGCGACCATCGCGAAAAGGATGAATTGAATTGGTTTCACCATGTTGTTTCTCCTATTTGAAGTGTCATTTTGCATTGTTGTGCCTTGCGTAAAGAATGTTTGTCAATTCCTACTCCATCAGATGTGGCTGTGGCTTCCAGCCACAGTGTTTTTTCTGAACTGGGGCTGGAAGCCCCAGTCACGACTCCTTCACAGTTCGATCTCACCCGGTTGGTTAATCGTTTGAAAATATGGTCTTCCAGTCGGACTTCATGTTGACGACGTTCCAACCTTGTGCCTTCGCCTGCTTGAGCGAAGCGTTGTCTTTTTCCGCGTAGGCGAATTCACGTTTGTCATCATCGTGATTAACGAGCAATTGGAATGAAGGCAGAGTGTTGCTGTGGCAATACGTCAACATGCCGATGTCGCCACCGCTGCGAACGTTTCCGCCTGCAAAGATCGGTTTGCGACCAATGTGCAAATCAATTCCCGTGGGCTTGGTCGCCTTGTCATTGAAGAACAGGTGGTCCGCCGTCTTGAACAATTGCCACTTGCCATCGACCTGTTTGAACTCATTTCGGCCGTTAGTCCCGATCACGTTTTCCGGAACAATCCCATAGGTTTCTTCCGAGATGGCTCGCATGAAATCGATTCCGCCGCCGGAACAGATATAGGTTTTGAACCCATTGGCACGGAGGTAAGCCAGCAACTCAACCATCGGTGCGTAGGCGAGATGTGTGTAAGCCACTTTGAGCTTCGGGTGTTTGGCGGTCGCAAAGAAATCCCTGACGTGGCGATCAAACTCTTCCACCGACATACCGGCATGGGATGTTTCGATCACTTTCAGAATTTCATGTCCGCCGCTGAGCAGATCGTCAACGAGACGTTGCACGTCGCCGGCAAGCACAGATTTATACGGTTCCTGTTCCTTCCATCCGGGATGATCGCCTGCCATCGCCTTAATGCGATAGACAGCGAATTCAAACTGCACTACCGGTTGTTCGCACCATAAAGTTCCATCTTGATCGAAGGTCGCGATCCGCTGTTCAGGCAGCACAAACTTCGGGCCACCCTCTTTGGTGACATCCTGCACGAACTGGAGGATCGCCGCTTTGGTCGGTCCGTCATTCCATGATCCCAGCGGATCCGCTTGCCGCGTACTACTGACGCTTGTGGCCAGCGGCTGCTCCTGGGCCATTGTTGATACCGCCAGCATTAGAGTCAGGCCGATACCCATCATTACATGTTGAATCATCTTCATCTCGCTTTCATTGTTTGTAGTTTCGTGCCATATATGGCTGTCGCTTCTAGCCGCAGCGCTCGGTCAAGTGAATGATGTTCGAATACATGATGTGGGTATCGTGCTTCACTCTTCCAATTGTCCGC harbors:
- the flgK gene encoding flagellar hook-associated protein FlgK, with translation MGLLGTIQQAKSGLDVAQLGLQVVGNNVANTNTPGYIRQQLEQAASVSTREGNLIKGHGVLPTGIVQIVDKALAERMMNAKTAVVGAETLEKAFNQLENLSSDLDNTGLSQQFTQFNNSVHELSAQPGDASLREFVVLQGETLASNIRQTRQNAIDQQGSWDGEMKQMASEINSLTERIAKLNLEIATIEGGGDSDATGLRDQRYLDLESLSEYVQINYQEQESGAINVFVGGDYLVSNSNHRDVYSEYNQELGGQEVRIVETDSPLQVTGGKLSASMQARDGVFGDYVDRLDTMAAALIRSVNEVHSQGQGRQAFQAVTSSSKGEAGVPLNVAGLPFIPDNGTFDMNVVDDQGNVVSTHQIKVRRLGQVTDSTINSIVSDIDAIEGISASVSRDGNIEILSDSPTAGFTFGDDTSGFLAAAGINTFFSGRNAVDIDVNQALKEDSDLLAISQGGIGEDTDVLTNLLDLVDKPLDDLEGRSVRGLYEGTLSILGQRVGLQASEAEGLRNYYSSLQSQHLAITGVNIDEESIKMIAYQRAFQASSRVISTAAEMLDILVNL
- a CDS encoding DUF1294 domain-containing protein, giving the protein MTHLPREKHQQNHQESYTSVREKANPPDSSSVPILKGKLTEWNDERGFGFIAPLNGGTRVFAHVSSFSRHHRRPVVGDSVDFLLSTDRNGRVCAVDVAIKGTRPRKAKAADTVQKIGSIRVATAAAFVVFVAVLTRTQYIPEYVLWVYLGMSAATFVVYYSDKRAAQKSKWRTQEFTLHMMALTGGWPGALIAQAIFRHKTRKQSFLVLFWATVVLNVAFVALLLSPLQ
- a CDS encoding arylsulfatase, with amino-acid sequence MVKPIQFILFAMVAALLVCNNQTATAQDGAQYKMDRTVLPIQPPTYAPIEVLDARDATKPPMFQIKPPAGAPNVVIVLIDDIGFGATSTFGGAIETPTFDRLANGGLRFNHFHTTALCSPTRAALLSGRNHHEVNVGCVMEIATGFPGNQGERSNDAKYFAETLRHNGYSTAAFGKWHETPTWEVSVSGPYFRWPTHSGFDKFYGFIGGETNQWDPVIFDGVTKVAKKDDPDYHFTTDMTNEAINWMKFQQVMTPEKPFFIYYAPGATHAPHHAPKEWIEKYDGKFDSGWLKYREETFARQKAMGIIPESTKLAPMPTDIKDWEKLSDKERELFALQMEAFAGFAEHTDNEVGRLADAIDDMGALDNTLFIYIMGDNGSSGEGGLEGTYNELVHLNGIFDAETTESMLARADDWGGPNSFPHFSAAWAVATDAPFTWTKQMAADYGGTRNGMVMHWPKGIKAKGEIRSQWHHVNDVAATVLEAANLPQPTMVNGVKQKPLSGVSMLYATDNANAKDRHTTQYFEIFANRAIYHEGWLARVVHRVPWENDPIHTLQNDVWELFNAEEDFSLTNNLADKHPDKLKEMQERFKKEAIANSVYPLDDRSYERFNAAIAGRPDLMGDRTSLTLGHGMTGILENTFINEKNTSKTIVANVDLKGSDRGVILCQGGKFGGWALYMDNGKPAYTYNWFGLKSYTITSPKAIDKKSAEIQLVFDYDGGGNGKGGQATLFVDGEKVADGRVEKTQPAVYSADETADVGIDEATPVADKVFKNAEDSEFTGRVNDVTISIPAKKK
- a CDS encoding HAD family hydrolase, with amino-acid sequence MIQHVMMGIGLTLMLAVSTMAQEQPLATSVSSTRQADPLGSWNDGPTKAAILQFVQDVTKEGGPKFVLPEQRIATFDQDGTLWCEQPVVQFEFAVYRIKAMAGDHPGWKEQEPYKSVLAGDVQRLVDDLLSGGHEILKVIETSHAGMSVEEFDRHVRDFFATAKHPKLKVAYTHLAYAPMVELLAYLRANGFKTYICSGGGIDFMRAISEETYGIVPENVIGTNGRNEFKQVDGKWQLFKTADHLFFNDKATKPTGIDLHIGRKPIFAGGNVRSGGDIGMLTYCHSNTLPSFQLLVNHDDDKREFAYAEKDNASLKQAKAQGWNVVNMKSDWKTIFSND